Part of the Methanobacterium paludis genome is shown below.
GATGATGAAACAGCAAGAAGAAATCTTGCACGTGCCTGGTGGGAATGGCCCGAACTTTTGGAATTACTTGACGAACAAAGTGAAAATCTTGACATACAAGATAGAGTACCATATAAAGAACCGTACGAAGCACTAGATAAAGAACTGGATAAACTACCAAATAAAGCGTTAAATAAAATACACAGATTAAATGATAAGAAAGTCCAGTTCATGAGGGGAGACATTTCCAAGGAAATGCTCGGCCTTGAAAAGGAATCATACGAAGATTTGACACATAAAATCACCCACATAATTCATACAGCCGCGGATCTGCGGCTTAACGCCCCATTAGGAGAACTCAGGAAAATCAATGTTCAGGGAACTGTTAATGTCCTTAAATTGGGTGAGGATGCCAATCTTGACCATGGAATTCAACGTTTCTCCCATTTATCCACAGCTTACGTTGCCGGCGGACGGAAAGGTTTTGTAGATGAAGATTCACTTACAGATGAGTATGGATTTCAGAGTAACTACGAAAGAAGCAAGTTTGAAGGAGAAGTTGAGGTAGCTAAATCTAATCTGCCCATATCCATATTTAGACCGGGTATGGTAGTCGGTGATTCACAGACAGGTTATATAAAAACTTTTAACACAATATACGTCATTTTACGGCTTTACCTTAATGGAAAGCTGAGAATTATCCCTGTTTCTCCCTCTCTTAAAATTAATATGGTGCCTGTGGACTACGTTGCAGATGCTGTTAGCAATTTAACCTTTGATGCCAATGCAGAAGGCCAAAATTTCCATTTAACCGCACCCTATGATTCCCTTCCAACTGTTAAAGAACTTGTTGATTTCATCACCATATGGGCAAAGAATAATCTGGATTTTAAACTTCCAAAGCCTATTTTTTTACCTTTTTCATCTTTAATACCAGTGGTCTCAAGTTTGCAGAAGTTAACGGGTTCAAAGCATGGAATCATTAAAACAGTTACCACTCTCGCACCCTACTTCAACGAAGAAAGAACCTTTTCCCGGAAAAATATTGAAAAGCTAAAAGGACCTTATGAACTTCACTGGAGAAATTTTTTACCCAAAATCTTGGATTATGCAGTTTACATGGGTTTTTTCCATCGTTCCAATCGAACTGTTCACGAGCAAGTCTTGTTCCGACTTAAAAGTCAGAGCAGACCCGTTGATTATTACGATGTGGTGGACAGCAGATTTAACAGAAGATCTTCACTTGATGTCAGAAATGATATGATCAAAGCTGCAAGATCACTCAGTTTGATGGGAATAAGTCCTGGGGACAAAGTGGCAATGGTTGGGTTTAACAGCACTCGCTATCTGACGCTGGACGTTGCCATAGGATTATTGGGAGCTGTGAGTGTTCCATTATACTATACTAGCCCCTTAGAGGAAATTAAAGAAATTTTGAAGGATTGTGGAGCATCTGCATTTTTTATAGGTACTCCCAATATCCTGGAGAAATTGGGGCAATTTGAAGATGTGGAAAAAATTCCATTGATCTCATTTTGCAGGGAATCTATGGAACTCCCATCTAATGTTATGGGTTGGAAAGAATTTCTGGACCTTGGAGAAAATGAATCAGATGACTTCGTGCAATCTGTGGCTCCTGTGGATTTCAACAGCATTGCAACCATTCGTTACACCTCCGGAACCACTGGTAAGCCTTCAGGCGTTACCTTCACCCATGGAAATTTGAGGTGGATGGCTGAATTCATTGCTTCAATGCCCCCATGGATTGACAGAACCCATGAAGTTTCTTATCTATCATTTTTACCCATGAACCATGTTGTAGAAGGTATTTTAGGAACTTATGCTCCTTATTATGCTCCAGCACCATTGAAACTTTATTTCCTTGAAGACTTCCATGATCTGCAGACCACACTCCCCAAGGTAAGACCTACCATATTTTTCTCGGTACCCAGATTCTATGAGAAGGTTTGGTCCCATATAATGCAAAGTAAGTTGGGACAGGTATATGTAGATACAAAGGTAGGCTTTAAAAAAGATATACTTCAAAGAATATTGAAAAGAGTCATCCTTAAAAATGCAGGTCTTGATGCATGTGCCCATTTAATTGTTGGTTCTGCGCCGGTAAGTGAAGATCTCCTCATGTGTTACAAAGAGTTAGGTATTGAAGTTCACAATGCCTACGGCCTAACTGAAGCACCACTTGTTACCATAAACCGTTTGGGAGCCAATAGAATAGGAACTGTGGGTGAACCACTCCCCTGTACAGATGTTAAAATAAAAAGTGACGGCGAGGCAATTGTACGTGGGCCTCAGGTAACAAAGGGTTACTTCAATGATAAATCCCGTAACGATCTTTTATTTAAAGATGGCTGGCTTCTTACAGGTGATTACGGTTATCTAACTCCTGAAGGAAGTCTTATGATAACAGGACGTAAAAAAGAACTGATAGTCAACTCTTACGGGAAAAGTATCAGTCCATTGAAGATTGAATCAATGTTAAAGGATATAGACTGTGTATCTGAGGCCATGGTGTTTGGAGATGACAAACCATACTGTATTTCGTTGATATGGGTAGATGAAGATGTAAAATTAGAGCACATTGATAGAGCCATAAAAAAAATGAATTCTAAGCTTTCTCATCCAGAAAAGATAAAACGGTGGGCAGTTTTAAAAAACGATCTATCCATAGAAAGCGGTGATTTGACAGCAAACCTCAAACTTAAAAGAAAAAACATTATTAAACACTACCAAAATCTTATAAAATTTATGTACACAAATTGGGATTTTGATAAATATTCGGGTGAATGCGCTCCAGAAGGGG
Proteins encoded:
- a CDS encoding SDR family oxidoreductase, with the protein product MNSVVFLTGATGFLGTQIVRRLVKKENCHIIVLVRGEDDETARRNLARAWWEWPELLELLDEQSENLDIQDRVPYKEPYEALDKELDKLPNKALNKIHRLNDKKVQFMRGDISKEMLGLEKESYEDLTHKITHIIHTAADLRLNAPLGELRKINVQGTVNVLKLGEDANLDHGIQRFSHLSTAYVAGGRKGFVDEDSLTDEYGFQSNYERSKFEGEVEVAKSNLPISIFRPGMVVGDSQTGYIKTFNTIYVILRLYLNGKLRIIPVSPSLKINMVPVDYVADAVSNLTFDANAEGQNFHLTAPYDSLPTVKELVDFITIWAKNNLDFKLPKPIFLPFSSLIPVVSSLQKLTGSKHGIIKTVTTLAPYFNEERTFSRKNIEKLKGPYELHWRNFLPKILDYAVYMGFFHRSNRTVHEQVLFRLKSQSRPVDYYDVVDSRFNRRSSLDVRNDMIKAARSLSLMGISPGDKVAMVGFNSTRYLTLDVAIGLLGAVSVPLYYTSPLEEIKEILKDCGASAFFIGTPNILEKLGQFEDVEKIPLISFCRESMELPSNVMGWKEFLDLGENESDDFVQSVAPVDFNSIATIRYTSGTTGKPSGVTFTHGNLRWMAEFIASMPPWIDRTHEVSYLSFLPMNHVVEGILGTYAPYYAPAPLKLYFLEDFHDLQTTLPKVRPTIFFSVPRFYEKVWSHIMQSKLGQVYVDTKVGFKKDILQRILKRVILKNAGLDACAHLIVGSAPVSEDLLMCYKELGIEVHNAYGLTEAPLVTINRLGANRIGTVGEPLPCTDVKIKSDGEAIVRGPQVTKGYFNDKSRNDLLFKDGWLLTGDYGYLTPEGSLMITGRKKELIVNSYGKSISPLKIESMLKDIDCVSEAMVFGDDKPYCISLIWVDEDVKLEHIDRAIKKMNSKLSHPEKIKRWAVLKNDLSIESGDLTANLKLKRKNIIKHYQNLIKFMYTNWDFDKYSGECAPEGEYLKKHSRSKEKIPENILKLGTIHLGSARNYHEH